One window of the Oncorhynchus keta strain PuntledgeMale-10-30-2019 chromosome 31, Oket_V2, whole genome shotgun sequence genome contains the following:
- the LOC118364390 gene encoding cysteine-rich venom protein ophanin-like codes for MFALLVCILTLHDVYSACNVVKMCPDSTVVQAEILNQHNAFRRAVTPTARDMLKMKWSEEAAASAQAWVDTCSMTHGPPSSRMLGDYEMGENLFMSSTSRNWTQTVTAWHSEVRDYSYPNGSINGKPIGHYTQVVWNSSYKVGCGVTLCPGPVYFYGCQYYRAGNYKVAPYKEGATCADCPDSCENKLCTNPCPYVNKYANCAAMKKQAGCSNSLVYAWCPALCQCTSKIT; via the exons ATGTTTGCGTTATTGGTTTGCATCCTGACACTGCATGACGTGTACTCTGCGTGCAATGTGGTAA aaatgTGCCCAGACAGCACAGTAGTTCAGGCTGAGATCCTTAACCAGCACAACGCCTTCCGGAGAGCGGTTACGCCAACTGCTAGAGACATGCTCAAGATG AAATGGAGCGAGGAGGCAGCGGCCAGTGCTCAGGCTTGGGTTGACACCTGCTCCATGACTCATGGCCCACCCAGCAGTCGCATGCTTGGCG ACTACGAAATGGGTGAGAACCTGTTCATGTCCTCCACTTCGAGGAATTGGACTCAAACCGTTACAGCCTGGCACAGTGAGGTCAGAGATTACTCCTATCCCAATGGATCTATCAATGGTAAACCCATCGGCCACTACACACAG GTGGTTTGGAACAGTTCGTACAAGGTTGGCTGTGGTGTGACCTTGTGTCCTGGCCCAGTCTACTTCTATGGATGCCAATACTACAGAGC GGGAAACTACAAAGTGGCTCCATACAAGGAAGGAGCTACATGTGCCGACTGCCCCGACTCCTGCGAAAATAAGCTTTGCA CCAATCCCTGTCCTTACGTAAACAAGTATGCCAACTGTGCCGCCATGAAAAAGCAGGCCGGATGCAGCAACTCTTTGGTGTACGCCTGGTGTCCCGCCCTCTGCCAGTGCACCTCCAAAATAACATGA